From a region of the Mucilaginibacter auburnensis genome:
- a CDS encoding exonuclease domain-containing protein, whose translation MYAIVDIETTGGHASANGITEIAICLHDGKKVTQRYTTLVNPRREIPIYISALTGITNDMVEQAPPFEDVAADVYHLLHGKIFVAHNVNFDYSFVRYHLSQAGYELNCNKLCTVRLGRKILPGHASYSLGRLCRTLGIDNEARHRAMGDAEATAELFSLMLRNDREEHIKKALKQGSKEQLLPPHLPKADIEALPMMPGVYYFHDDKGKVIYVGKARNIKKRVCSHFTGNNPGPQRQEFLRNIHRISFQECGTELIAFVLEAVEIKRLWPKYNRSLKRFEHAYGLFVFEDQNGYMRLAVDKRRKLAIQPVYTCNSLNEGYSIIHSLIDQFELCPKLCFIQRNTNTCTGVHTGHCACEGVQQVEDYNTRVNTAIEGLKKALPTFAIRDEGRNYDEHSCILVERGQFYGMGYITSDYSTTDLQQLKTKLTPYPGNDYIRNMVLNYGEKFPDRMVVF comes from the coding sequence GTGTACGCCATAGTAGATATTGAGACAACAGGAGGGCATGCCAGCGCAAATGGTATTACCGAGATAGCCATTTGCCTTCATGATGGCAAAAAAGTAACGCAGCGTTATACCACATTGGTTAATCCGCGGCGGGAGATACCTATTTACATCAGCGCGCTTACCGGCATCACCAATGATATGGTGGAACAGGCACCACCTTTTGAAGATGTAGCCGCAGACGTTTACCACCTGTTACATGGAAAAATATTCGTGGCACATAACGTCAATTTTGATTATTCTTTTGTTCGCTACCATCTGTCGCAGGCGGGCTACGAACTTAACTGCAATAAGTTGTGTACTGTTCGATTAGGGCGTAAAATATTACCGGGCCATGCATCGTACAGTTTAGGCCGTTTATGCCGCACCTTAGGTATTGATAATGAGGCACGTCACCGTGCTATGGGCGATGCCGAAGCTACTGCCGAATTATTCAGCCTGATGCTGAGAAACGACCGGGAGGAGCATATTAAAAAGGCGCTTAAACAAGGCTCAAAAGAGCAATTGCTACCACCGCATTTACCTAAAGCCGATATTGAGGCTTTACCTATGATGCCCGGCGTTTACTATTTTCATGATGATAAAGGCAAAGTGATCTATGTAGGCAAGGCACGTAACATAAAAAAGCGGGTGTGCAGCCACTTTACCGGTAACAACCCCGGGCCGCAGCGACAGGAATTTTTGCGAAACATCCATCGCATCAGCTTCCAGGAATGCGGAACAGAGTTGATAGCTTTTGTGCTGGAAGCTGTTGAAATTAAGCGGCTTTGGCCCAAGTATAATCGTTCATTAAAACGTTTTGAGCATGCCTACGGGCTGTTTGTATTTGAAGACCAGAATGGTTACATGCGCCTGGCGGTTGATAAGCGCCGTAAACTGGCAATTCAGCCGGTATATACGTGTAATTCTCTCAACGAGGGCTATAGTATTATACATAGTTTGATAGATCAGTTTGAACTTTGTCCTAAGCTGTGTTTCATACAACGCAATACGAATACATGTACCGGAGTTCATACCGGGCACTGTGCCTGCGAGGGTGTGCAGCAAGTTGAAGATTATAACACCAGGGTAAATACCGCCATTGAGGGCCTGAAAAAAGCACTGCCCACCTTTGCCATACGGGATGAAGGCCGTAATTATGACGAGCATAGCTGCATATTGGTTGAACGCGGACAGTTTTACGGAATGGGTTACATAACATCAGATTATAGCACCACAGATCTGCAACAACTCAAAACAAAACTCACCCCTTATCCGGGTAATGATTACATCAGGAATATGGTGCTTAATTATGGTGAGAAATTTCCGGATAGAATGGTAGTTTTTTAA
- a CDS encoding c-type cytochrome, producing the protein MKRTILLTGFILATLVANNSFGQTTKKTTTVKKTTTVTKAAATKPSAADLVIGKQALSKSDCLACHKEDTKLVGPAYKDVAAKYPATDANVDMLVKKIIAGGSGNWGQVPMSPHPQLAAADVKKMVQYILSLK; encoded by the coding sequence ATGAAGAGGACTATCTTATTAACAGGATTTATACTTGCAACACTTGTTGCTAATAACTCGTTTGGTCAAACCACCAAAAAAACAACCACGGTTAAAAAAACAACCACCGTTACCAAAGCTGCTGCTACTAAACCAAGTGCTGCAGATCTGGTAATTGGTAAACAGGCTTTGTCAAAATCTGATTGTTTAGCTTGCCATAAAGAAGATACTAAACTGGTAGGCCCTGCTTACAAAGACGTAGCAGCAAAATATCCGGCTACAGATGCTAACGTAGATATGCTGGTTAAAAAGATCATTGCCGGTGGTTCTGGTAACTGGGGCCAGGTGCCAATGTCTCCGCACCCGCAACTGGCAGCTGCCGATGTAAAAAAGATGGTACAATACATATTGTCGCTTAAATAA
- a CDS encoding ThuA domain-containing protein encodes MRIFTKYSKAFIGIALVAATTFAVSCSSSRTGSSKSKKVLVFTKIGVDNNGRKAYAHASRIPGAIAIMKLGTENNFVADTTSDAGKFTPENLKQYAAVILVSTTGAHIFDDAQKAAFTSFIQHGGGYVGIHAASDGEYDWQWYGKMVGAYFKAHPMGTPTATIDVVDRTSAATKMLPARWERKDEWYAFRAMPQDVHVLLKLDESSAAPEVYGRSPQAKMGADHPLAWWHDYDGGRAFYTALGHTDASFQEPLFLQHLLAGIEYAMGRKKM; translated from the coding sequence ATGAGAATTTTTACTAAGTATTCAAAAGCTTTTATAGGCATTGCGTTAGTTGCTGCTACAACGTTTGCAGTGTCATGCTCAAGCAGCCGCACCGGCTCATCCAAATCAAAAAAAGTATTGGTATTCACCAAAATAGGCGTGGATAACAACGGAAGGAAAGCGTATGCACACGCTTCACGTATTCCCGGAGCCATAGCTATTATGAAGCTGGGTACCGAGAACAACTTTGTTGCCGACACTACCAGCGATGCAGGAAAATTTACACCAGAAAACCTAAAACAATACGCCGCCGTTATATTGGTAAGTACTACCGGTGCACATATTTTTGATGATGCACAAAAAGCAGCATTCACTTCTTTTATTCAACATGGCGGCGGTTACGTAGGTATTCATGCTGCTTCTGATGGTGAGTATGATTGGCAATGGTATGGTAAAATGGTTGGCGCTTACTTTAAGGCGCATCCAATGGGTACACCTACAGCTACAATTGATGTTGTTGACCGTACTTCTGCAGCTACCAAAATGTTGCCTGCTCGTTGGGAACGTAAAGATGAGTGGTATGCTTTTAGAGCTATGCCCCAGGATGTGCATGTATTGTTAAAGTTAGATGAATCTTCAGCTGCGCCTGAAGTTTATGGCAGAAGTCCTCAGGCTAAAATGGGTGCCGATCACCCGTTAGCATGGTGGCATGACTATGATGGTGGCCGTGCATTTTACACTGCTTTGGGTCATACTGATGCCTCTTTCCAGGAGCCATTGTTCCTGCAGCACCTGCTGGCCGGTATTGAATATGCCATGGGCCGCAAAAAAATGTAG
- a CDS encoding DUF7133 domain-containing protein codes for MKNNNKWLLGIACVSAVAFYTCKSSQKSVTQYPVERDAAGRIKVNMHPDPTPKSPEEEIKHIYLPKGYHLQLVASEPMVSQPVAIAWDGAGRMYVAEMNTYMLDADGTGQRDEKCKIKLLEDTNGDGVMDKMTVYVDNIVMPRTLQPLDNGRLLVNLTWTNDVFCFQDTDGDGVSDKKTVVYTSPTVGNNNNLEHQKSGLIWNLDNRMYVSYDPVRFTLQGEKVIGEEIAEGVPPQWGLTHDDYGRLFYSNAGAEVPARAFQQNVHYGQLDPKDQFDEDFQAVWPIVTTPDVQGGPIRLRSGDSTLNHFTAVAGQSIYRGNMLPKDLYGDLLIPEPVGRIIRRAKVTNTNGKITLRNAYDKQEFIASTDINFRPVNTATGPDGSLYIVDMYHGIIQESNWTRKGSFLRGKIEDKGLQKNIGRGRIFRLVHDEYKPDFKKKFNLYKETSAQLVQHLTNVSNGWWRDEAQKLLVIRNDKSVVPTLQKMALDPGANHLTRIHALWTLNGMGSLDNATWTAAMKDNDARVRKTVAWIGEDMMKTDPKAIDQLATLMNDPDADVRYQLLLTMRFVNSDKSKQIITDLIKKYPNDPMLALSQTSYEDKLRQKAEQAARQAALNAQSAKLVGQGQVIYKQLCFTCHGSDGKGVIIGGTTSTAPALAGNPDVNAFGPEKLIRVLLHGLTGPIRGTTYPDAMPALGGNDDEYIASVLSYIRSDFGNKGSVVMPEDVATVRKATASRTAIYTMAELDTIKPVLRSRFGPGGPPR; via the coding sequence ATGAAAAATAACAACAAGTGGCTTTTAGGTATAGCCTGCGTATCTGCAGTGGCTTTTTATACCTGTAAGTCGTCTCAAAAAAGTGTGACGCAGTACCCTGTTGAGCGCGATGCCGCAGGCCGGATCAAAGTAAATATGCACCCTGATCCAACCCCAAAATCACCGGAAGAAGAAATAAAACATATTTATCTTCCAAAAGGATATCATTTGCAACTGGTAGCATCTGAGCCTATGGTTAGCCAGCCTGTTGCAATTGCGTGGGACGGTGCCGGAAGAATGTATGTTGCAGAAATGAACACTTACATGCTTGACGCTGATGGTACAGGCCAACGCGACGAGAAATGTAAAATTAAATTATTGGAAGATACCAATGGCGACGGTGTAATGGACAAAATGACCGTTTACGTTGATAACATTGTAATGCCAAGAACGTTACAACCGTTAGATAATGGTCGCCTTTTAGTTAACTTAACCTGGACAAACGATGTATTTTGTTTCCAGGATACTGATGGCGACGGTGTGTCTGACAAGAAAACTGTTGTTTACACCAGCCCAACAGTTGGTAACAATAACAACCTTGAACACCAAAAAAGCGGTTTGATCTGGAATCTTGATAACCGCATGTATGTGTCTTATGATCCGGTTCGTTTTACGCTACAAGGCGAGAAAGTTATAGGCGAGGAAATTGCTGAAGGTGTTCCACCACAGTGGGGTTTAACACACGATGATTATGGTCGTTTATTTTACTCAAACGCAGGTGCAGAAGTTCCTGCCCGTGCTTTCCAGCAAAATGTTCATTACGGACAATTAGATCCGAAAGATCAGTTTGATGAAGACTTTCAGGCGGTATGGCCAATTGTAACTACTCCCGACGTTCAGGGCGGTCCAATCCGCTTACGTTCAGGCGATAGTACTTTGAATCACTTTACAGCTGTTGCCGGCCAGTCAATTTACCGCGGCAACATGTTGCCTAAAGATCTTTACGGAGATTTGTTGATTCCTGAGCCGGTTGGTCGTATCATCCGTCGTGCTAAGGTTACCAATACCAATGGTAAAATTACCCTGCGCAACGCTTATGATAAACAAGAGTTTATTGCTTCAACAGATATCAACTTCCGCCCGGTTAATACAGCTACCGGTCCTGATGGAAGCCTTTACATTGTTGATATGTACCATGGTATTATTCAGGAAAGTAATTGGACAAGAAAAGGTTCATTCCTTCGCGGTAAAATTGAAGACAAAGGCTTGCAAAAAAATATTGGCCGTGGCCGTATCTTCCGTTTGGTACATGACGAGTACAAACCTGATTTCAAAAAGAAATTCAATTTATACAAAGAAACAAGCGCACAGTTAGTGCAACATTTAACTAACGTGAGCAATGGCTGGTGGAGAGACGAAGCGCAAAAATTACTGGTTATCCGTAACGATAAATCAGTTGTTCCAACGCTGCAAAAAATGGCGCTTGATCCTGGCGCTAACCACTTAACCCGCATCCACGCTTTATGGACGCTGAACGGTATGGGCTCATTAGATAACGCTACATGGACAGCCGCTATGAAAGATAACGATGCCCGTGTACGTAAAACTGTTGCCTGGATAGGTGAGGACATGATGAAGACTGATCCGAAAGCTATTGACCAGTTAGCTACGCTGATGAACGATCCGGATGCTGACGTGCGTTACCAATTGTTATTGACCATGCGTTTTGTAAATTCAGATAAATCAAAACAGATCATTACAGACCTGATCAAAAAATACCCAAATGATCCAATGTTGGCGCTGTCGCAAACATCATATGAAGACAAGCTAAGACAAAAAGCTGAGCAAGCCGCCCGTCAGGCAGCGCTTAATGCACAGTCTGCTAAATTAGTAGGTCAGGGTCAGGTTATTTATAAGCAACTTTGCTTTACCTGCCATGGTAGCGACGGTAAAGGTGTTATTATAGGTGGCACAACCTCTACAGCGCCAGCATTAGCCGGTAACCCTGATGTTAACGCTTTCGGTCCTGAAAAGTTGATCCGTGTATTGCTACATGGCTTAACAGGCCCTATCCGCGGCACTACCTATCCGGATGCTATGCCTGCTTTAGGAGGTAACGATGATGAGTACATCGCATCTGTATTGAGCTACATCCGCAGCGACTTTGGTAACAAAGGCTCTGTAGTTATGCCTGAAGATGTTGCTACTGTTAGAAAAGCTACAGCAAGCAGAACAGCTATTTACACAATGGCTGAGCTGGATACTATCAAACCTGTACTGCGTAGCAGATTTGGACCCGGTGGCCCGCCAAGATAG
- a CDS encoding helix-turn-helix domain-containing protein, translating to MEHLIYNIRSTREHLGYSQEYMAMKLGIGQNGYSKIELGYTRITVERLFEIARILNVDVFTLLQPRVVNAVA from the coding sequence ATGGAGCACTTAATATATAATATCCGATCCACACGTGAGCACCTGGGGTACTCGCAGGAGTACATGGCCATGAAATTGGGCATAGGTCAAAATGGGTACAGCAAAATAGAGTTAGGCTATACACGTATAACGGTTGAGCGGCTTTTTGAAATTGCACGCATACTCAATGTTGATGTATTTACTTTATTGCAGCCGAGGGTTGTAAATGCTGTTGCATAA
- a CDS encoding oxygenase MpaB family protein, producing the protein MKTFVDENSIVRKIWGRADTSLFIFAGAAAEFALNKAVDWLYFTGRLPADPLGRLFSTITYSRVILFADEVSALKAIDKITAIHSGVEQNRGATIPDWAYRDVLFMLIDHSIRSFELLERPLATEEKEEIFDVFNRMAVRMQISGLPKNLNEWEGMRSEALLLNMAYSNYTADLYRQYKKHLGWFRYLIVLQIQYLLTPKHVNNLLNLKQKFWIKPAMGLYKLLRRLHLDSFLRDALLPLNYKEQVRSLDKPQIMQQHLQPSAAIK; encoded by the coding sequence ATGAAAACCTTTGTAGACGAAAACTCTATTGTGCGAAAAATATGGGGACGGGCAGATACCAGCTTGTTTATTTTTGCCGGTGCCGCTGCCGAGTTTGCTCTCAACAAAGCTGTTGACTGGCTTTATTTTACAGGGAGACTACCGGCAGATCCGCTGGGCAGGCTATTTTCAACAATTACCTATTCAAGAGTAATACTTTTTGCTGATGAAGTATCGGCACTAAAAGCAATTGATAAAATAACTGCTATTCACTCCGGAGTTGAGCAAAATCGTGGTGCCACCATACCCGATTGGGCTTACCGGGATGTTTTGTTTATGCTGATAGACCATAGCATACGGTCGTTCGAATTGCTTGAAAGGCCGCTGGCTACAGAGGAGAAAGAAGAAATTTTTGATGTTTTTAACCGCATGGCTGTTAGAATGCAAATTAGCGGTTTACCAAAAAATTTGAATGAGTGGGAAGGCATGCGCAGTGAGGCATTGCTATTAAACATGGCATATAGTAATTACACCGCTGATCTTTACCGACAATACAAAAAGCATTTAGGATGGTTCAGATACCTTATTGTATTGCAGATACAATATTTGCTAACGCCAAAGCATGTAAACAACTTACTCAATTTAAAGCAAAAATTTTGGATAAAACCAGCTATGGGCTTGTACAAACTGCTACGACGGCTGCACCTTGACAGCTTTTTGCGCGACGCGCTTTTGCCGTTAAACTATAAAGAACAAGTGCGCAGTTTAGACAAACCTCAAATTATGCAACAGCATTTACAACCCTCGGCTGCAATAAAGTAA
- a CDS encoding ribosomal maturation YjgA family protein, with translation MYFNIRYFLLSVILFLTEAYIATYVHDAFIRPFFGDLLVVILIYCAVKAFINMPVVKVTLLVLAFAYSIELSQYFHIVQTLGLEHSKIATTIIGSYFSFIDILMYTAGAVAIIATEKTAQKLKRHETVTEQQA, from the coding sequence ATGTATTTCAACATCCGCTATTTTCTTCTGTCCGTTATACTGTTTTTAACCGAAGCTTATATTGCCACTTATGTGCACGACGCTTTTATAAGGCCATTTTTTGGCGATTTATTGGTAGTCATACTCATTTATTGTGCAGTTAAAGCATTTATCAATATGCCTGTGGTTAAAGTTACACTACTGGTTCTGGCCTTTGCTTACTCAATTGAGCTTTCGCAGTATTTTCATATTGTACAAACACTCGGTTTAGAGCACTCTAAAATAGCAACCACAATCATCGGCAGTTATTTTTCTTTTATAGATATTCTTATGTATACCGCAGGGGCTGTAGCAATTATCGCTACAGAAAAAACAGCACAAAAACTTAAACGCCATGAAACAGTTACAGAACAACAGGCTTAA